TTTACAAGTTATCGGACCAGTTGTTGATGTTGAATTTCCCTTAGACGAAAAACTTCCTGAAATTAATGACGCTTTGAAGATTAAGGAAAGCGATGGTAAGACTTTAACAACTGAAGTTGCCTTGGAATTAGGTGATGGTGTTGTTCGAACAATTGCCATGGACGGTACTGATGGTCTTCAACGTGGTATGGAAGTTGAAAACACTGGCGCATCAATTAGTGTACCAGTTGGTGATGATACTCTGGGACGAGTATTTAACGTCTTAGGGGAACCTGTTGACAACGGACCGAAATTTGGCCCTGATGCAAAGCGGATGCCTATTCACCGCGATGCACCAAAGTATGATGACTTAAACAATGCTACCGAAATTTTGGAAACTGGGATCAAGGTTATTGATTTACTAGCTCCATATGTTCGTGGTGGTAAGATTGGTCTATTCGGTGGTGCCGGTGTTGGTAAAACCGTTTTGATTCAGGAATTGATTCATAACATTGCTCAAGGTCATAATGGTATTTCTGTCTTCACAGGGGTTGGTGAACGTACCCGTGAAGGTAATGACATGTACTATGAAATGAAGGCCTCTGGAGTTCTTGAAAAGACGGCCATGGTTTATGGTCAGATGAACGAACCACCTGGTGCCCGTATGCGGGTTGCCTTAACTGGTTTAACAATTGCGGAATACTTCCGTGATGTAAAGGGACAAGATGTTTTGCTCTTTATCGATAACATCTTCCGGTTTACACAAGCTGGTTCAGAAGTTTCTGCCCTCTTGGGTCGGATTCCTTCTGCCGTTGGTTACCAGCCAACATTAGCTACTGAAATGGGTCAGTTACAGGAACGGATTACTTCAACTAAGAAGGGATCTATTACGTCTATTCAAGCCGTTTATGTTCCAGCTGATGACTATACCGACCCTGCACCAGCTACGACATTTGCCCACTTGGATGCAACTACTAACTTGGAACGTCGATTAACCCAAATCGGTATTTATCCAGCCGTTGACCCATTAGCTTCAACTTCTACTGCTCTTACTCCAGAAATTGTTGGTAAAGAACACTATGAAGTTGCTACACAGGTTCAACACGTTCTTCAACGATACCATGAACTTCAAGATATCATCTCTATTTTAGGTATGGATGAATTATCTGACGAAGAAAAGACAATCGTTGCTCGTGCACGGCGGATTCAAAACTTCCTTTCCCAAAGCTTTAGTGTTGCTTCCCAATTTACAGGTTTACCTGGTAAATATGTTCCATTAAAGGAAACAATTAAAGGCTTTAAGGAAATTCTTGCTGGTAAGTATGATGATCTTCCAGAAGAAGCTTTCCGGTTAGTTGGACCAATTGAAGACGTTGTTGAAAAGGCAAAGAAAATGAAGGCTGAGACTGACGAAGATAGCTCAGAAGACTAGATGGCTGAAAATACTTTTAAGGTCACTATTATTACTCCAGATGGCACCGTCTATGATAATGATAAGGTTACTATGCTCGTTATGAACACTGCTGGTGGACAAATGGGAATCATGGCTAACCACGTACCATTAATTGCTGCACTTGAAATCAGTACAGTTCGAATTAAACATTCTGAAGGCACTGATGAAGTTGCAGCGGTTAACGGTGGGATCATTCAATTTGATGGTCAAAATGCTACAATCGCAGCTGATAGTGCTGAAATGCCTGAAGCAATTGACGTTGAGCGGGCACAGAGAGCTAAAAAGCGTTCTGAGTCTGCAATCGAAGAAGCAAAGAAGAAGCATAACCAGAGCGATTTATCACGTGCAGAAGTTCACCTCAAGCGTGCAATTAACCGTTTGAATGCTGCTTCTAAGCAACGCAATATCTAAATGATTGAATTTAGTTTAAAAGAGGGTGATCGATTGCAAATTACAGGATTACGAGCGCTAATAGAAATAATAGTGCAACTGGCATTTGTCTGGTTAGCGTTTTTTGCTATTCAAGGGATACATTTTGAGCATTTTTTTAACCGACCACCACGTACATTGCCTCTACTTATTGTTTTGATGGCTACTGGACTAGGATATTTATGTGCGACATTTTTCTTAAATATCCTAAGTGCAATTGGTAATTTGACATATTTAATTCGATAGATGGAAAAAATTGTTGTTAAGGGCGGTCAGAGGTTAACCGGTCGAGTTAAAGTTGAAGGAGCAAAAAATGCAGTCTTACCAATTCAAGCGGCATCTATTTTGGCTTCTAGTGGAAACATTAAATTATCAAATGTTCCCATTTTATCGGATGTAACGACAATGAATCAGTTATTACGGTTCTTAAATATAAAAGTAGATTTTGATAAAAATAAGCATGTTTTAACAATTGATGCAGCTGACCCTGTATTATCTGAAGCACCATTAGAATATGTTAGCCGGATGCGGGCATCGATGGTAGTCTTAGGCCCCTTGCTAGCTCGGACAGGTCATGCGCAAATTGCGCTTCCTGGTGGATGTGCGATTGGTTCGCGGCCAATTTATTTACATCTTAAGGGATTACGTCAATTAGGAGCGGTTATTGAGCAACACGATGGATACTTAGAAGCACGGGCTGAACACTTAATTGGTGATCATATTTATCTAGATTTTCCTAGTGTCGGTGCAACACAAAATCTGATGATGGCAGCAACCCTTGCGCAGGGAATTACAACAATTGAAAATGCCGCCAGTGAGCCTGAAATTGTTGATTTAGCAAATATGTTGAATAAAATGGGTGCACGTGTTCATGGTGCTGGAACAGACATTATCCGGATTCAAGGGGTTAATTTCCTTCATGGTTGTGAACATACAGTAATGCCAGATAGAATTGAGGCAGGAACATTTATGATTGCGACAGCCATTACTAATGGTGATGTAGTGGTTGAAGGAGCAATCGCTGAGCATAACACCTCACTAATTGCTAAATTGGAGGAAATGGGGGTGACAGTCATCGTTCAAGAAGACGGGATCCGTGTTCTTGGGACTTCTGTTCTAATTCCCACGAATATTAAGACTCTTCCATACCCAGGATTTCCTACTGATCTTCAACCACAAATGTCCGTTCTCCAGCTTTTGGCAAATGGGACCAGTACCCTAGATGAGACGATTTTTGAGAAGCGTTTTATGCATTTAGAAGAATTACGACGAATGAACGCCGATTTTCAAATTAATGGTCCAGTTGCGGTTTTAAATGGTCCCACGTGTTTTAGTGGCGCTGAAGTAGCTGCCTCTGATTTACGAGCGGGGGCTGCTTTAGTATTGGCCGGGTTAGTTGCTGATGGAATTACCCAGGTTCGTAACCTAAAATATATTGATCGGGGATATTACCATCTTCACCAAAAGTTACAACAATTAGGGGCCAAGATTGATCGAATTGATGTCGAGGATAAAATTAAATTGGCGGTAAAGCCTTCTAAGAATAAAACAAATCAAGATTAAATGGCAAAGGATATTGGAATTGATTTGGGAACTGCCAATGTTTTGATTTATGTTCAAGGCAAGGGTATTGTTCTAAATGAACCGTCAGTTGTGGCGGTTGATACAAAAACCAATAAAGTATTGGCTGTTGGTTCAGAAGCATACCGAATGGTTGGACGTACTCCTAGTAACATTCGGGCTATTCGTCCATTAAAGGATGGAGTTATTTCTGATTTTGATGTTACTCAAGAAATGCTTTCCTACTTTATTGGTAAACTAAGCGTTAAAGGGTTTATGTCAAAGCCAAACATCATGATCTGCGCACCAACGAATATTACTGAGATTGAACGAAAGGCAATTATTCAAGCCGCTGAACAATCTGGTGGTGGTAAAGTTTACCTTGAATACGAGCCTAAAGTAGCAGCAATTGGTGCTGGATTAGACATTTTTAAACCTCGTGGAAACATGGTCATTGATATGGGTGGTGGTACCAGTGATATCGCCATTCTTTCATTAGGCGATATTGTCTCAAGCCAGTCAATTCGGATGGCCGGTGATAAGATGAATAGTGATATTGCTTCTTATATTAAGAATAAGCACGGCCTAGTAATTGGTGAACATACTGCTGAAAAGATCAAAATGGAACTCGGGACTGCATTACGGGTTGATGATCCTGAAACAATGGATGTTCGTGGTCGTGATGTAGCTACTGGAATGCCAAAGCAAATCACGGTTAATGAAAATGAAATTGAAGAAGCATTGCACGATACGCTTGAACAAATTGTTTCAGCCGCTGTAAATGTATTAGAAACAATTCCACCAGAGTTAGCTAGTGATATTATTGACCGGGGAATAATGTTAACCGGTGGTACTTCTTTGTTAAAGGGTGTCGATCAATTATTCAGTGCTCGTCTAAAGGTACCGGTTGTTGTTTCACAAGACCCATTAGACAATGTTGCTAAGGGTGCTGGTGAAATGTTAGAACGGATGCAAAAGACTGAACGAAAGAAGTAAATGGTAAGGATTTTATGTGACCTTATACGCTGGTATCAACAAGGCATTTCCGCCCAACGACCATTTCGTGTATGTCGCTTTACCCCCTCATGTTCACAGTACATGTTAGAAGCTTTACAACGCTTTGGTTTAAAGGGGATATTGCTCGGAAGTTGGCGGCTCCTTCGTTGTCAGCCGTTTTCTCGTGGTGGCTATGATCCGGTACCTAATCATTTTACTTTTCGTCGTCAGGGGTAAGTGTCAAAGAAAGATAAAAAAGTAGAAGTCAGCGTTAAAGATATTGAACGTCGTAATCAACCGGTTCAACAAATTTTTATTGGAGACCGATTGATTGGTGAAGTTGTAACCGATAATGAACGTTTCAAAGCAATGCTGATAAGTGACCAGAGCGAATTTTATGTTCGTTCTCAAGAAGAGGGATTAGAAATAGTCCTTCAACAATATCATCTTCACCAGCATTAGATGCAACGTTCGCAAAATGATGTAGAAAGTCGGATTGACTGGGGAATTATATTTTGTGTTCTTTTGTTAGCCTTGATTGGTCTTGCTTCAATCTATGTAGCGGCAGTTCATGATCGGCAGCAAACTAGTGTAGCACGACAGGTTATTACCCAGTTGGTTTGGTATGCGGTTGGAACAATCCTTATTATTGTCATTATGCAATTTGATGCTGAACAATTATGGAAATTAGCACCAATTGTATACTGGCTAAGTGTATTTTTAATGTTCGCAATCCTAGTCTTTTATAGTCGAGCCTATTATGCTAGTACCGGGGCTAAGAGTTGGTTTGCAATTGGACCATTTACGTTTCAGCCTTCGGAAATAATGAAGCCTGCCTATATTTTAATGATGGGGCGTGTTATTACGACTCATAATAACCGATATAGTGTGCATACTGTTGATTCAGATTGGCGATTAATTGGGACGATGTTCTTATGGCTATTACCAATTTTAATTTCGCTGAAGTTTCAAAATGACTTTGGGACTGGGTTAGTATTCTTCGCTATTTTCTGTGGAATGGTCTTAGTTTCTGGAGTTACTTGGCGAATTTTGGCGCCAGCAGCTACGATATTAGTTGTTGTTGGGGGCTCAGCCTTAGCGATGGTAACTAGTTCGGTTGGGCGACAAATACTTGAACATGTTGGGTTTCAAGCATACCAGTTTGATCGGGTTGATACCTGGCTTCATCCAGAACAGGATACAACTAACCAAGGGTATCAGTTATGGCAGAGTATTAAAGCGGTTGGTTCGGGTGGTATTACTGGAACTGGTTTTAATAACTCAAAGGTTTATGTTCCGGTTCGTGAATCAGATATGATTTTTTCCGTTATCGGTGAGAATTTTGGGTTCATTGGTGGGGTTTTATTAATCCTTATCTACTTGTTACTGATCTACTTAATGATTCGAGTAACATTCGATACCAAGAACGAATTCTATGCTTATATCTCAACCGGAGTTATCATGATGATTTTATTCCACGTTTTTGAAAATATTGGAATGAACATCGGTCTATTACCATTAACAGGTATTCCGCTTCCATTTATTAGTGCTGGGGGATCCTCATTAATTGGTAACTTGATTGGGATTGGAATGGTAATGTCGATGCGTTACCATCATCATTCTTATATGTTTAGCAGTAATCGTGAATTTAGATAGATGGCAAAAGATTATTTTTGGGTAAAAGAGCAAGCAGATGGTACTAAGCGTGTCGGCTTAAACGATGAAGGCCGTGATGAGTTAGGAGAAGTAAGTTTCATCGATGTACCAGCAGTAGGGACAACTTTGAAACAAGCTGACAAATTTATTGCAGTTGAAGCAGAAAAAGCAGTTACCGATGTGGATAGTCCCATTGATGGTAAGATTACCAAAATAAATGAAGCTATTATTGATGATCCGGCTGGATTAAATTCAAGCGATATGGAAAAAAACTGGATTGTTGAAGTTAAATAAATGACCAAAAAATTACACATCGCTTTATTATTTGGTGGTAACTCCTCTGAACATGATGTGTCAAAGCGATCAGCACATAATATCTATGATGCTCTTGATAAGGAAAAATATGATGTAAGTCTTTTTATGTTTACAAAGGATGGAATTCTATTAGGCAATGAGGATTCTCAAAAGATCTTTGATGGTGAACCTGAAGACCAAGTGGTAGCAGAAGCATATCAAAAGATGGATATGAGTAGTCCATTAGCACCAATTATGGCCTTAAACGAACAAAAGGAAATTGATTTCTTCTTCCCTGTTATCCATGGTAATTTAGGTGAAGATGGTACAATTCAAGGCCTCTTTAAGCTCCTTAATAAGCCATACGTTGGTTCAAATATTGCAGCTAGTGCGATGTCTTTTGACAAGGATCTTACTAAGAAGATTATTAGTCAAGCTGGTATTCGCAACACCCCTTATGTAGTAGTTACGCCAGAAAACCGGGCTGATTATTCATGGAGCCGGATTGAAGAAAAATTAGGTAATCTCACTTTTGTAAAGCCAGCTAAGCAAGGTTCCTCCGTTGGAATTCATCGAGTTACTAACGCTGAAGAATATGAAAAAGCGTTAGATGATGCTTTTAAGTATGATTACAAGATCTTAGTAGAACAGGGGATCG
The genomic region above belongs to Limosilactobacillus reuteri and contains:
- the atpD gene encoding F0F1 ATP synthase subunit beta — translated: MSSGKVLQVIGPVVDVEFPLDEKLPEINDALKIKESDGKTLTTEVALELGDGVVRTIAMDGTDGLQRGMEVENTGASISVPVGDDTLGRVFNVLGEPVDNGPKFGPDAKRMPIHRDAPKYDDLNNATEILETGIKVIDLLAPYVRGGKIGLFGGAGVGKTVLIQELIHNIAQGHNGISVFTGVGERTREGNDMYYEMKASGVLEKTAMVYGQMNEPPGARMRVALTGLTIAEYFRDVKGQDVLLFIDNIFRFTQAGSEVSALLGRIPSAVGYQPTLATEMGQLQERITSTKKGSITSIQAVYVPADDYTDPAPATTFAHLDATTNLERRLTQIGIYPAVDPLASTSTALTPEIVGKEHYEVATQVQHVLQRYHELQDIISILGMDELSDEEKTIVARARRIQNFLSQSFSVASQFTGLPGKYVPLKETIKGFKEILAGKYDDLPEEAFRLVGPIEDVVEKAKKMKAETDEDSSED
- a CDS encoding F0F1 ATP synthase subunit epsilon, which gives rise to MAENTFKVTIITPDGTVYDNDKVTMLVMNTAGGQMGIMANHVPLIAALEISTVRIKHSEGTDEVAAVNGGIIQFDGQNATIAADSAEMPEAIDVERAQRAKKRSESAIEEAKKKHNQSDLSRAEVHLKRAINRLNAASKQRNI
- a CDS encoding DUF1146 family protein, giving the protein MIEFSLKEGDRLQITGLRALIEIIVQLAFVWLAFFAIQGIHFEHFFNRPPRTLPLLIVLMATGLGYLCATFFLNILSAIGNLTYLIR
- the murA gene encoding UDP-N-acetylglucosamine 1-carboxyvinyltransferase, which encodes MEKIVVKGGQRLTGRVKVEGAKNAVLPIQAASILASSGNIKLSNVPILSDVTTMNQLLRFLNIKVDFDKNKHVLTIDAADPVLSEAPLEYVSRMRASMVVLGPLLARTGHAQIALPGGCAIGSRPIYLHLKGLRQLGAVIEQHDGYLEARAEHLIGDHIYLDFPSVGATQNLMMAATLAQGITTIENAASEPEIVDLANMLNKMGARVHGAGTDIIRIQGVNFLHGCEHTVMPDRIEAGTFMIATAITNGDVVVEGAIAEHNTSLIAKLEEMGVTVIVQEDGIRVLGTSVLIPTNIKTLPYPGFPTDLQPQMSVLQLLANGTSTLDETIFEKRFMHLEELRRMNADFQINGPVAVLNGPTCFSGAEVAASDLRAGAALVLAGLVADGITQVRNLKYIDRGYYHLHQKLQQLGAKIDRIDVEDKIKLAVKPSKNKTNQD
- a CDS encoding rod shape-determining protein, whose translation is MAKDIGIDLGTANVLIYVQGKGIVLNEPSVVAVDTKTNKVLAVGSEAYRMVGRTPSNIRAIRPLKDGVISDFDVTQEMLSYFIGKLSVKGFMSKPNIMICAPTNITEIERKAIIQAAEQSGGGKVYLEYEPKVAAIGAGLDIFKPRGNMVIDMGGGTSDIAILSLGDIVSSQSIRMAGDKMNSDIASYIKNKHGLVIGEHTAEKIKMELGTALRVDDPETMDVRGRDVATGMPKQITVNENEIEEALHDTLEQIVSAAVNVLETIPPELASDIIDRGIMLTGGTSLLKGVDQLFSARLKVPVVVSQDPLDNVAKGAGEMLERMQKTERKK
- the yidD gene encoding membrane protein insertion efficiency factor YidD, whose protein sequence is MVRILCDLIRWYQQGISAQRPFRVCRFTPSCSQYMLEALQRFGLKGILLGSWRLLRCQPFSRGGYDPVPNHFTFRRQG
- a CDS encoding DUF2969 domain-containing protein, translated to MSKKDKKVEVSVKDIERRNQPVQQIFIGDRLIGEVVTDNERFKAMLISDQSEFYVRSQEEGLEIVLQQYHLHQH
- a CDS encoding FtsW/RodA/SpoVE family cell cycle protein, whose translation is MQRSQNDVESRIDWGIIFCVLLLALIGLASIYVAAVHDRQQTSVARQVITQLVWYAVGTILIIVIMQFDAEQLWKLAPIVYWLSVFLMFAILVFYSRAYYASTGAKSWFAIGPFTFQPSEIMKPAYILMMGRVITTHNNRYSVHTVDSDWRLIGTMFLWLLPILISLKFQNDFGTGLVFFAIFCGMVLVSGVTWRILAPAATILVVVGGSALAMVTSSVGRQILEHVGFQAYQFDRVDTWLHPEQDTTNQGYQLWQSIKAVGSGGITGTGFNNSKVYVPVRESDMIFSVIGENFGFIGGVLLILIYLLLIYLMIRVTFDTKNEFYAYISTGVIMMILFHVFENIGMNIGLLPLTGIPLPFISAGGSSLIGNLIGIGMVMSMRYHHHSYMFSSNREFR
- a CDS encoding glycine cleavage system protein H, yielding MAKDYFWVKEQADGTKRVGLNDEGRDELGEVSFIDVPAVGTTLKQADKFIAVEAEKAVTDVDSPIDGKITKINEAIIDDPAGLNSSDMEKNWIVEVK
- a CDS encoding D-alanine--D-alanine ligase family protein, yielding MTKKLHIALLFGGNSSEHDVSKRSAHNIYDALDKEKYDVSLFMFTKDGILLGNEDSQKIFDGEPEDQVVAEAYQKMDMSSPLAPIMALNEQKEIDFFFPVIHGNLGEDGTIQGLFKLLNKPYVGSNIAASAMSFDKDLTKKIISQAGIRNTPYVVVTPENRADYSWSRIEEKLGNLTFVKPAKQGSSVGIHRVTNAEEYEKALDDAFKYDYKILVEQGIANPQEIEISILGNEHPIASKLGAVRVPKDDPFYDYENKFVDASGVVFELPVKLPQYLVDEITDMALKAYKALGMKGMARIDFLVDSNNVPYLGEPNTLPGFTNISLYPQMWEVSGISYTDLIDRLIQLGLQEFERNSKIKYDFRKLGTERVGQKKYNED